One genomic segment of Panicum virgatum strain AP13 chromosome 2N, P.virgatum_v5, whole genome shotgun sequence includes these proteins:
- the LOC120660244 gene encoding uncharacterized protein LOC120660244, with the protein MSPIPSCGRAPLFPGRSTAAAGSHGGHASPGRQGPTQLRVPRLAARRHGFALRVVAFDAAGPIKHHHDDRFDKMTPLRRSRLPPARAPPSASSTCTGCRRPISGGVSAMDVWFSSLCKSTLQQLDLILPSRQIKERSSRAVKMKIEMQKASVDDSEQLLSGFKRRQSCLKFAEDVAEF; encoded by the exons ATGTCGCCAATCCCTAGCTGCGGCCGTGCGCCCCTGTTTCCGGGGCGCAGCACCGCCGCTGCAGGCTCGCATGGAGGCCACGCATCACCCGGACGCCAGGGACCTACGCAGCTCCGAGTGCCACGGTTGGCCGCGCGTCGCCATGGCTTCGCCCTCCGAGTCGTCGCGTTCGATGCCGCTGGTCCAATCAAGCACCACCACGACGATCGCTTCGACAAGATGACTCCGCTTCGCCGATCCCGGTTACCgcccgcccgagctccgccgtccGCGAGCAGCACCTGCACTGGTTGCCGCCGGCCAATTTCAG GAGGCGTGTCCGCCATGGACGTTTGGTTCTCGAGCCTTTGCAAAAGCACCCTCCAGCAACTCGATCTGATCCTGCCCTCTCGTCAAATT AAGGAACGCAGTTCGAGAGCTGTGAAGATGAAGATTGAGATGCAAAAAGCAAGTGTTGATGACTCTGAGCAGTTATTATCTGGCTTTAAG AGAAGACAAAGCTGCTTGAAGTTtgctgaagatgttgctgagttctag
- the LOC120662542 gene encoding autotransporter adhesin BpaC-like, with amino-acid sequence MPFLEASSLENQLIVLRYSWSFGQGDEYKQTEATIEDPGSGDNNTLQGTNDTKNKVQNAVTTTGPASNETEGAQNTRVVAEVRTKDTIPEEISAIGSIEDAKGADHHHEGTTVHSTYNVDDSAYQHTLTDTTSLKLSLVASTSSIRESKHEETSADITSHKTNATDTTDNIVEQKNGEHVVDPTTDIRIQCRCSLGDFEGKKQREAITEDPSSGENDALQGTNGTENKEQHADTTTGPASEETKVAQSTNVVVEERVKETTSEDISAIKNAEDAKGADQSEAAEYPRSGENNMLPGKVAQNTNAVVKGRAIEATSEKISTIKSSEGANGADQSKEPTEYSRSGENNMLPGEVARNTNVVVKGRAKETTSGQISTKKGTKDAKESGQSKATTKEPKSAENYMLPGEMAQSTNVTTSVETGTIKSTKDAKEADRSKATTKNPRSGENNMLSDTDGEDNKDQNADTTKGSASDENKAARTTDVEGRKEGTTTGAKGAEQNDDEITATVRIRSTLRELFNSENMESRVNMDDEDIGSLNSEDLKSTVWRGDANRQ; translated from the exons ATGCCCTTCTTGGAGGCGTCGTCGCTTGAGAACCAACTCATCGTGCTCCGGTATAGCTGGTCCTTCGGCCAGG GTGATGAATACAAGCAGACTGAAGCAACTATTGAAGATCCAGGTTCTGGTGATAACAACACACTACAAGGCACAAATGATACAAAAAATAAGGTGCAGAATGCAGTCACAACGACAGGCCCTGCTTCAAATGAAACTGAAGGGGCACAGAACACACGTGTTGTTGCAGAAGTAAGGACAAAAGATACAATTCCAGAGGAGATCAGCGCCATAGGAAGCATTGAAGACGCAAAAGGagctgatcatcatcatgaagGGACAACCGTACATAGCACATATAatgttgatgatagcgcctatCAACATACTCTGACAGATACCACTTCACTCAAATTGAGCTTGGTTGCCTCCACCAGCAGTATTCGAGAGAGCAAGCATGAAGAAACAAGTGCAGACATTACTTCACACAAGACAAATGCAACGGACACCACTGATAATATTGTTGAACAGAAGAACGGGGAGCATGTTGTGGACCCAACTACTGATATCAGGATTCAATGCAGATGCAGCCTAGGTGATTTTGAaggcaagaagcagagggaagcAATTACGGAAGATCCAAGTTCTGGTGAAAACGACGCACTACAAGGCACCAATGGTACAGAAAATAAGGAGCAGCATGCAGACACCACCACAGGCCCTGCTTCGGAAGAAACCAAAGTGGCACAGAGTACAAATGTCGTTGTCGAAGAAAGGGTGAAAGAAACAACCTCAGAAGACATCAGcgccataaaaaatgcagaAGATGCAAAAGGAGCTGATCAAAGTGAAGCTGCAGAATATCCAAGGTCTGGTGAAAACAACATGCTACCAGGCAAAGTGGCACAGAACACAAATGCTGTCGTCAAAGGAAGAGCGATCGAAGCAACATCGGAGAAGATCAGTACCATAAAAAGCTCTGAAGGTGCAAATGGGGCTGATCAGAGTAAAGAACCTACAGAATATTCAAGGTCTGGTGAAAACAACATGCTACCAGGCGAAGTTGCACGGAACACAAATGTTGTTGTCAAAGGAAGGGCGAAAGAAACAACCTCAGGACAGATTAGCACCAAAAAAGGCACTAAAGATGCAAAAGAATCTGGTCAGAGTAAAGCAACTACAAAAGAGCCCAAGTCTGCTGAAAATTACATGCTACCAGGTGAAATGGCACAGAGCACAAATGTGACAACCTCAGTGGAGACTGGCACCATAAAAAGCACCAAAGATGCAAAAGAAGCTGATCGGAGTAAAGCAACTACAAAAAATCCAAGGTCTGGTGAAAACAACATGCTATCAGACACAGATGGTGAAGACAATAAAGATCAAAATGCTGACACTACCAAAGGCTCAGCTTCAGATGAAAATAAAGCGGCACGGACTACAGATGTTGAAGGACGGAAGGAAGGTACAACCACTGGCGCAAAAGGAGCTGAGCAGAATGATGATGAGATCACTGCCACTGTGCGGATACGTTCTACTTTGCGGGAGCTCTTCAACAGTGAGAACATGGAATCCAGAGTGAACATGGATGATGAGGACATTGGGAGCCTTAACAGTGAGGACCTGAAATCCACAGTGTGGAGGGGCGATGCGAACCGACAGTGA